One Sphaeramia orbicularis chromosome 21, fSphaOr1.1, whole genome shotgun sequence DNA window includes the following coding sequences:
- the LOC115411853 gene encoding C-type lectin domain family 17, member A-like, with the protein MEMDDLYDAVEDKPAYSRPLAHETAPQVSNRGLRGAVVFLGLLCGFLAVGLIGVRVHYFLATRALAAELFFMKSNLHDCIQTGNDHISNLTEERDRLNASLVKATQELKKLGMVRTCPEGWKLFSSSCYFLSTVIESWETARDNCRNKSADLLIINTKEEQDFISGFNMGYWIGLSDHEQEGTWTWVDGSPVTLSFWYPGQPDNHYGEEHCGIMWYNGQWNDLNCKDGRRWICEK; encoded by the exons CTCCTCAGGTCTCAAACAGGGGCTTACGTGGAGCTGTTGTCTTTCTGGGGTTGCTCTGTGGTTTCCTGGCCGTCGGACTCATCGGAGTCAGAGTCCACT ATTTTCTTGCAACACGTGCCTTGGCTGCAGAGCTGTTCTTCATGAAATCCAACCTCCATGACTGCATTCAGACAGGAAATGACCACATATCCAACCTGACGGAGGAGAGAGACCGGCTGAACGCCAGCCTCGTCAAAGCCACTCAGGAGCTGAAGAAGCTTGGGATGG tGAGAACGTGTCCTGAAGGATGGAAACTGTTCAGCAGCAGCTGTTACTTCCTTTCAACTGTGATAGAATCCTGGGAAACAGCCAGAGACAACTGTAGAAACAAAAGTGCAGATCTACTGATAATCAACACGAAAGAAGAACAG GACTTCATCTCAGGGTTCAACATGGGGTACTGGATCGGTCTGAGTGATCATGAACAGGAGGGAACCTGGACATGGGTCGATGGATCTCCAGTCACTCTGTC GTTCTGGTATCCAGGTCAGCCTGACAATCACTATGGTGAAGAGCACTGTGGAATAATGTGGTATAATGGCCAGTGGAATGACCTGAACTGTAAAGACGGTCGTCGTTGGATCTGTGAGAAGTAA